DNA sequence from the Rhizoctonia solani chromosome 10, complete sequence genome:
AGATCACCGTCAAAGACACTGCTGCCGCTCCCACCAGTTTGTCTAGCCCAAACATCCCTGGTGCATTCACTAACTATGTTACAGAACTTGACAAATACTGCAATGACTCAGGAAGCAATTACTCCAATGCATACATCCTTGGAACAAGCGCAAATCAACACAATTCAGTCACCAATATCACCTCATTTTGTTCCCACATCCCCTTGCTTGTCTCCAACACCTTGTCTATTATATCTGCCCCAACTATCCCAACCAAACTTGCCTCTGAACTGGCCGCACAGGAGGAACCACAGATCCTGGCCTTCACCCCAACCAGTGAGTTGGCTGGACAATTTGGTGAACTCAAACTTACCTCAGAACACTTCCCACTGCCAACAGAATTGATCCTGGAGACCTTCACAAACAACAACCCGCACTGGGTTTTTGCCGCCAACCTTCCAGTGACCAGCAATAACCCAACCACTGAGGAGGCATTATTGGGACCAGACGCAGACAAATGGAAGGCAGCAATGGAACAGGAGATTGCAACCTTGGAGAAACAGGGAACGTACAACACCTCAACGCTCCCACCAGGCAGGAAGGCAATGGGATGCCAATGGGTACTCACAATCAAACAAAACAAGGAGGGCCAACCCATCCAATACAAGGCGCAACTAGTTGTGCAAGGTTACAGCCAACAGCCAGGTATTGACTATGGCCAAATGTTTGCTCCAGTGGTATGTTTAGATTCTATCCGTACACTCACATCACTTGCCAATCAAAATGATTGGGACATCCAACAGCTTGACGTTACATTGGCGTACTTACATGCCAACGTCAAAGAAGAGCTTTACATGCATCAAATACCATACTTTGATGACAGATCCAGCAACATTCTGCGCCTACGCCAATCACTATACAGCCTTAAACAAGCCGGACGCATGTGGAATTGTATGTTTGATTCCAAAATGAAGTCACTTGGCTATTCACCTTGCTTAACAGACGCCTGTGTGTACCATTGGATCATGGATATATCCGGCAAACTctatgttgtagacacaatcaataccacggaatttattccaattttctcaaagttaaacaaagttgaacagacaaccttttcaatcacatgacattggcgcttatattatacaataagcgccaagccatgtccctcCCTGCGCTTattcagcacatgtagccacctccacctatgacgtcatcatgacacgtcagtgacacgtatgcatgagtaaggccaactgcggagcggggttcttattggattacatatttgatttactgtatttgtaattagctgatacttagaatatataaggaggcacaccaaccatggtaacacccaggtcaattacctcttgttgcatcaaccaattgtacaagggccctaagcccagtaactacttagtttGCACcatccacaccgccttaagcggcttctttgCTGTATTTACCTAGTccgccattgcccttatggccttggtcaccgtactatagctggttgttgttgtaggtagcttgctcaccgccttaagcagtttcacttagatacatccggccgcaagcgcccacccccttgacgtccttacagacgtctaggacactctACGTATCAATTGTTGCCATCCATGTCAATGACTCAATCATTATTACAACCCCCAACAACACCAACTTTGTAGTATCCAAATTACTTTGCAAATTTGAGATGCGCAACCTTGGACCCATACGGCATTTTTTAGGTATAAATTTCAAATGGTATAGATAACAAGGTATGCTTGTGCTAAATCAAAAGGCATATATTGACTCAATTGTTGATATTGCAGGCCTTAAAGATGCATACCCAGCCAATACTCCAATGAGTCCGAATGTGCAACTTACATGATATGATGGAATTAAGCCAAAATTCCCATACagtgtcagagtctgactaatgaagaatgggataaatgcctaaagaggcagtgctggctttggggataagcagaagactgcaaccaacactttagatagagagattacttgccaaatatggcacaagaccccttagagtagagcaggagagtggggagggtagtcagtagattgacaggaggtcaagttctggtctgaatgccagaactctcccttcattatatacatcatacagaacaagggaactgtaaagtacaaaggggaacaatggaagacatactacaaaggtatgggtaactaagagaacaatagaagacatactacaaaggtatgggtagctaagagaacaatagaacaatgcaactaaggacatatggtaactaagtaaccagaggacaaagctaacaggctaaacaaagggaccattcacattccatgttgattgctctgccaggggagtcctgcatggcctgtggtcatgttgggaacatccccctggtccatataatttgtaaaatttagataaaatgataatagaatattagggtatctgtgtccatgcctcttgggtcatgacatacAGCATATTTGTTGGTAAGCTGCTATACGCTGCACTATGTACACGGCCCAATATTGCTTATGCGGTCACTCATTTAGCTCAATACACAACATGCTATGGTCCCGCTCACGTGACAGCAATCAAACAAGTTATACATTACCTTAAAGGAACATCATTCCTTGGGCTATTGTATAAGCAATTGGAGACTGAAGTTGGATTTGGAGAAGTTGGCTACTCTGATGCCAATTGGGGAAGTAACTTACTTGACCGTAAGTCTATTTCCGGCAATGTATACTTATTGGGCGGAGCCGCCATTTCTTGGTCCGCTAAGAAGCAACCAATGGTTGCATTATTGACCATGGAAGCAGAGTACATGGCATTATCACATGCATGTACTCAGGCAATTTGGTTCCGTCAATTTTTCCAGGAACTATATTACCCAGCTGACGCTCCCACACTCATACTTTCAGACAACCTTGCCGCCCTAACGTTATCCGTTGAGTTGCAGTTCCACGGTTGTTCAAAGCACATCGACATTTGCCATCACTTCATGCGCAATACTATCGAGAAGCGTATGATCTCTATGCTGTATGTGCCATTGAACGAGAACCTAGCTGATGCGCTTACTAAAGCCCTACCAGCACCGCAATTTAATTACCTGACAAACGCGATTATGGGCAAACAGGTATTTGAAGGAcccaaagaggaagaagcggattAGTGAAACTGATTGATGAAGAATTAGCTGTATAACTGAAAGACTGAAACCTGAATGAGATTGAATGTGACTGAACGAATGTAATATTTTCTCTTTACATGTATCCTCGCTTGCCTGattaagggggagtgtagaaatatcatgtatatagtagtaaatacaagaaggatctgGAATGTACTGGAACATGCATGTAATTGAGTCAAGCGACgatacctagtcatatactagatgactcgactataatgtaaaggtataaatacgggtgcactcgaccgtatagtacctcatcctctctttctctattcacactactgtctttactatcgTTTTGTATTGATATAGTTCTATTTACAAACATATTCTTTCTACAGAGGCACTGGGCACATCGATGCTGCTTCATATGAAAATCAAATCATGAGCGAGATTAATGGGCGAATTAATCGAGCTGATGACAGTTCTTGGCTAGTAGGTACAGCTTTTTGGTACGAATATGCGGTGCACTACTTTAGTTATCCAACTACGGTCTTCCGAAACTGACCATCGTCCAAGAAACCAACCCAGCGAAGAGCTGATTCAGAACCTATATGAATCAGTTAATCGGCTCAACGATCACTTGAAACTTGGGCGGTGTATGCGACTGCATGTGAAAAAAACGTACGTTGATTATAACCTCGGATGGAAGATTCGTACATGGATCAAATGCCGGGGTGTTGGCCGGGCTGCCCTTCTCTTTGAATATGACTCATAAGCGCATGTCAAAACTATGGGAAAACGTTTGTCGGTCTAAGCCTTGGTTGGATGTTTTGGACTTCAACGAACCTTGAGTCAAAGCTCATACAAACGAGCACTCATTGTAATTGAAAATTCATGGATTCCCTTCTAAGAACCGACTTTCCCCAATTCAACCTCCCGTTTCTCGATATTTTATTAGCCCTTGGCCACATAGGTGCCTAATTAGGGGTTACACAAGTCACTCGAACAGCAGTACAGGATAGTTATTTGCGGGTAAACGATTCGTTCGGGCTTAAAATGTAGCCGAAGATCCAAGACCTGACCTGTGCTACGATCCGCcgcgcatatatgtatacTATATGGGCTCTATACGCAGTAGAAGTGGGAGAGCCTGTGGCTACTCGCAGGCGGCCGGGGGTGTTGGCTGGGCTACCCAAGACTGCAACTGTCCAGATCGAAGGCTCGGAGCGGCAGAGAACCGCACAATAAATCCGTGACAAAACGAATAAATAACAGAAACCGATGATATTAAACAGCGCTAACATACGGCAGAGATTAGGGATGGTAGGCGGGTACCAGTGCTGAGAAGGGCGAGTACAGACCGAACCCTCGCGCTCAGTACGGCCCCTGGGCCTCGGTCAAGTATCGCATGTAATGCCTTCATACGCTGTGGCTCACATGTCCACAACTAAGAAACCTAAACTATGGTACGAGACGGCTAGAATGAATAATATTTCGAGTGGAGACAATCAAATACACACGAGCGGAGGAAAGCGGTAAAAGAGATGGTGTTCAACAGTTGTGACAATGCAAATTTAATCAGAATGTCGAGAAGATTAGCCGCCTGTCGCACTTCTAGATGATGATATGGGCGGGGAGAATAGCTCCGGCGTTCAATCCGAGGAGCCCTCGTGTACGTATCCAAGATTGTATTATATTTTCTTCGATACAACAATACGTATATCTGATTAGCCCAATATCAATTCGAAGCGTTGCAACCACAGTATATTTGTAGCAGAAATTACAGTGCAGAATATATATTTGTAAATCAAAGGCCTCGGAACAACGAGCTCGGGCATTTTAGAAAAGTCCCGCAAAAAGAGAGAAGAAAGATAGACCAGCCACAAGCATCGGGCTTTCGTATCCGCTGGCAGAGTTGGTAGTAGTAGTGGTAGAACTGCTGGAGCTCGAGTCTGAACTGTTTCCGGCCCACCATTGTGTTGAGAGTTCAATACTCGTATAAGACCTGCGAAAGTAAAGGTGATAAAGATTGGGTTCGGAAGGCAGGAAAGTGAGCTACTTACGTATTGAGGCCAACGATGATAGACCCGATCAAACCATCTGAAATGCTCGAGCCGGCGTAGACGACATCCATTGTTGCGTCGTAACCGACAGCATTCTCATAAGCATACCATTGATCCTCTGAGCCTTCGAGTCAGCATACGAATTCAAGTTCACGATTCGCCTTGCTCACCATCATTTGTCAAACGGGTGACAGTATTAGTGTTGTATGGTGCAAGAGCAGCAACCTCCTGTGTGATCGACTCGTTAAAGAAAAATTGACCGGTGTGCATTGCTCTGCCGGCAATGAACGTGCCGTTCTCAGCCATGGAGCCGTTTTCGTAgactatatgcatatatgttAAGCCATGCCAAGTTCATCCTCTTGCCAACAACTCACCTTTGACATGGAAATGGATCGAACGACCAGAGTACCAGCCAGGGAAAATGGAATGCATAGTCCAGTGACCGTCTGAATCCGCCTGCCAAGCACCGCGCAAGAATATTTCCTGGTCTGTTGGAACAGTGTTGAGCATCGAGGCAGCAGCAGTCGAGTCTGCACCCGAGTAGGCATTCTTGGTGGAGGTCGAACCTGCGGCAGTTGTAGTTGCCGAGGTCCCGTCGCCAGCAGGAGCCGTACCGGTAGGTAATGCCGAGCCACTCATGgtcatatctggaggggcgCTGCCGTTTCCGCCGCCAAATCCTCCTCCACTGCTAAGCTCGGCTCCAGTCATGGAGACATAGCCCGAATAGTACCCAGTGGAGTTACAATGCCAGGCGTCAACCCATAGATTCTATAAAATCTAGGAATAAGCTTCTAACTATTTAAATCACGGACAATAGACGTACCGGGACGGCCTGGCAGGTCTCGACATCAATGAAATCGACTTCGACGGTGAGAGGAAGGCCCGCTTGACCATCCGTAATATTCTGTCTAACCATCTCTCCAAGGATATGGTACGGGCCTTGGGTGACCTCGGGCGTCAAGATGCACGTACCCTCGGTCG
Encoded proteins:
- a CDS encoding Retrovirus-related Pol polyprotein from transposon TNT 1-94, encoding MPHSGTCLDTAESACKINANPSLKSSGIQTCCQNPNKPKLTLDTNYGGVKITVKDTAAAPTSLSSPNIPGAFTNYVTELDKYCNDSGSNYSNAYILGTSANQHNSVTNITSFCSHIPLLVSNTLSIISAPTIPTKLASELAAQEEPQILAFTPTSELAGQFGELKLTSEHFPLPTELILETFTNNNPHWVFAANLPVTSNNPTTEEALLGPDADKWKAAMEQEIATLEKQGTYNTSTLPPGRKAMGCQWVLTIKQNKEGQPIQYKAQLVVQGYSQQPGIDYGQMFAPVVCLDSIRTLTSLANQNDWDIQQLDVTLAYLHANVKEELYMHQIPYFDDRSSNILRLRQSLYSLKQAGRMWNSIKQVIHYLKGTSFLGLLYKQLETEVGFGEVGYSDANWGSNLLDRKSISGNVYLLGGAAISWSAKKQPMVALLTMEAEYMALSHACTQAIWFRQFFQELYYPADAPTLILSDNLAALTLSVELQFHGCSKHIDICHHFMRNTIEKRMISMLYVPLNENLADALTKALPAPQFNYLTNAIMGKQVFEGPKEEEAD
- a CDS encoding intradiol ring-cleavage dioxygenase gives rise to the protein MLFGLANGKHPNGSHNGSAFHRYRSRLLCDDRRFGSCTINPSHTALLKRREENLSLQRRLAEKCGPELARRRAERLARRAARAGVALEELHKRTDLAPRQSTNNSTEGTCILTPEVTQGPYHILGEMVRQNITDGQAGLPLTVEVDFIDVETCQAVPNLWVDAWHCNSTGYYSGYVSMTGAELSSGGGFGGGNGSAPPDMTMSGSALPTGTAPAGDGTSATTTAAGSTSTKNAYSGADSTAAASMLNTVPTDQEIFLRGAWQADSDGHWTMHSIFPGWYSGRSIHFHVKVYENGSMAENGTFIAGRAMHTGQFFFNESITQEVAALAPYNTNTVTRLTNDEDQWYAYENAVGYDATMDVVYAGSSISDGLIGSIIVGLNTSYTSIELSTQWWAGNSSDSSSSSSTTTTTNSASGYESPMLVAGLSFFSLFAGLF